In Streptomyces dangxiongensis, one DNA window encodes the following:
- a CDS encoding ABC transporter ATP-binding protein, whose amino-acid sequence MTTTPTAGRTTAVAARATELSKIYGQGETRVVALDRVSVGFRQAEFTAIMGPSGSGKSTLMHCVAGLDTFSSGSVRIGETELGSLKDKQLTKLRRDKIGFIFQAFNLLPTLTALENITLPMDIAGRKPDKAWLDRVIQMVGLSERLSHRPSQLSGGQQQRVAVARALASRPEIIFGDEPTGNLDSRAGAEVLGFLRNSVRELGQTVVMVTHDPVAAAYADRVIFLADGRIVDEMYDPTADSVLDLMRSFPGGAQPAESDAKGRTR is encoded by the coding sequence GTGACCACCACCCCCACCGCCGGCCGGACCACCGCCGTGGCCGCACGCGCCACCGAGCTGTCGAAGATCTACGGGCAGGGTGAGACCCGCGTGGTCGCCCTGGACCGGGTCTCCGTCGGCTTCCGGCAGGCCGAGTTCACCGCGATCATGGGTCCGTCCGGCTCCGGCAAGTCCACGCTGATGCACTGCGTGGCCGGTCTGGACACCTTCTCCTCCGGGTCGGTGCGCATCGGTGAAACCGAGCTGGGCTCCCTGAAGGACAAGCAGCTCACCAAGTTGCGCCGGGACAAGATCGGCTTCATCTTCCAGGCATTCAACCTGCTGCCGACACTGACCGCCCTGGAGAACATCACCCTCCCGATGGACATCGCCGGGCGGAAGCCGGACAAGGCGTGGCTCGACCGGGTCATCCAGATGGTGGGGCTGTCCGAGCGGCTGAGCCACCGGCCCTCCCAGCTCTCCGGCGGCCAGCAGCAGCGCGTCGCCGTCGCCCGGGCCCTCGCCTCCCGGCCCGAGATCATCTTCGGGGACGAGCCGACCGGGAACCTGGACTCGCGCGCCGGCGCCGAGGTCCTCGGCTTCCTGCGCAACTCCGTGCGCGAGCTGGGCCAGACGGTGGTCATGGTGACCCACGACCCGGTGGCCGCCGCGTACGCCGACCGCGTGATCTTCCTGGCCGACGGCCGGATCGTCGACGAGATGTACGACCCCACGGCCGACAGCGTGCTCGACCTCATGCGCAGTTTCCCCGGGGGCGCCCAGCCCGCCGAGTCCGACGCGAAGGGCCGTACCCGCTGA
- a CDS encoding DciA family protein: MSTFPRLPGAACCPARDRLNDVIRRLMGQPATRERAEQYARLLERWAEICPPDGAGWTTAA, translated from the coding sequence ATGTCCACCTTCCCCCGGCTTCCGGGCGCAGCGTGCTGCCCTGCTCGGGACCGCCTCAACGACGTCATCCGCCGCCTGATGGGACAACCCGCCACCCGAGAGCGCGCCGAGCAGTACGCGCGGCTGCTGGAGCGGTGGGCGGAGATCTGTCCACCGGACGGCGCCGGCTGGACGACCGCCGCCTGA
- a CDS encoding 4Fe-4S cluster-binding domain-containing protein: MIKEGAHTYVDGQGPVVPFTGKYAVKNEDPFAVIRAGWDAAGISGAYRPLRVEFELTDRCNDTCKSCGMGAKPLADGVTLSDTQLDRLVTEFADVALSSVAITGGEPFVASRQLYRFMDRARGTVDIGKITTNGIWGSEKRCAPTFERLVNAGLLENRIFVPLLMISIGEQTTPLEYVARIIHHVVTQFTDRELNLAVSSLADPADRKHRVYELLALYEQMYGDFPHDRVHSTMRVYLENERLEDQAPISRPGNTTVTRWMRSCYDCFAPTVGTYVLPCALMKANGDLYSCAAFNVPEKLGFGNLLRESFREILDRVNSSAYVRTVRAGHGLKGVGEVVPPSVTDRMTCDSFCGSCKLLINRFEEATGQQEPGGRLPTFIPLQDLSVRGGQRA; encoded by the coding sequence ATGATCAAAGAGGGTGCTCACACCTACGTCGACGGGCAAGGGCCCGTCGTGCCTTTCACGGGGAAATACGCGGTAAAGAACGAAGACCCGTTCGCCGTCATCCGTGCCGGCTGGGACGCGGCGGGCATCTCCGGCGCCTACCGTCCGCTGCGCGTCGAGTTCGAGCTGACGGACCGGTGCAACGACACCTGCAAGTCCTGCGGCATGGGCGCCAAGCCCCTGGCCGACGGCGTCACGCTGTCCGACACACAGTTGGATCGCCTGGTCACTGAGTTCGCCGACGTGGCGCTGTCCTCGGTGGCCATCACCGGCGGCGAGCCTTTCGTGGCGTCGCGTCAGCTCTACCGGTTCATGGACCGGGCGCGCGGCACCGTCGATATCGGCAAGATCACCACCAACGGGATCTGGGGCAGCGAGAAGCGCTGCGCGCCGACCTTCGAGCGGCTGGTGAACGCCGGCCTGCTGGAAAACCGGATCTTCGTGCCGCTGCTGATGATCTCCATCGGAGAGCAGACGACACCGCTGGAATACGTGGCACGGATCATTCACCACGTGGTGACCCAGTTCACCGACCGGGAGCTGAACCTGGCGGTGTCCAGCCTGGCGGACCCGGCCGACCGCAAGCACCGCGTGTACGAACTCCTCGCCCTCTACGAGCAGATGTACGGGGACTTCCCGCATGACCGGGTGCACTCGACGATGCGGGTGTACCTGGAGAACGAGCGCCTGGAGGACCAGGCCCCGATCAGCCGGCCGGGCAACACCACTGTCACGCGGTGGATGAGGTCGTGCTACGACTGCTTCGCCCCCACGGTCGGCACGTACGTCCTGCCCTGCGCGCTCATGAAGGCCAACGGGGACCTGTACTCCTGCGCCGCCTTCAACGTCCCGGAGAAGCTGGGGTTCGGCAACCTGCTGCGGGAGTCGTTCCGGGAGATCCTGGACCGGGTCAACTCCTCCGCGTACGTGCGCACGGTGCGCGCCGGCCACGGCCTCAAGGGCGTGGGCGAGGTCGTTCCGCCGTCCGTCACCGACCGGATGACCTGTGACAGCTTCTGCGGGTCATGCAAGCTGCTGATCAACCGCTTCGAGGAGGCGACCGGCCAGCAGGAGCCCGGCGGGCGCTTGCCCACATTCATCCCGCTCCAGGACCTGTCAGTGCGAGGGGGGCAGCGCGCGTGA
- the fabI gene encoding enoyl-ACP reductase FabI, producing the protein MDLSGRKILVFGVLTETSMGFKIAEAAMRQGADVILANAPGRPSSIMGRIAGRLPKEPIACLSADITEPGDLAALAEEIAGRWDALDGVVHAVAFAPQDALGGNFLNTPFESVATAMNVSAFSLKALTTSMLPLLEKSDGASVVSLTFNATVAWPVYDWMGPTKAALESVNRYLARDLGPKGIRVNAVDSGPITTMAGKSIPGFDELAKLWPERAPLGWDTSDATPVADTVAFLLSNAARAITGQVLHVDGGFSAVGA; encoded by the coding sequence GTGGACCTGAGCGGTAGGAAGATCCTGGTCTTCGGTGTCCTCACCGAGACCAGCATGGGGTTCAAGATCGCCGAGGCAGCGATGAGGCAGGGCGCGGACGTGATCCTCGCCAACGCTCCGGGCCGGCCCAGCTCCATCATGGGCCGCATCGCCGGACGGCTGCCGAAGGAGCCGATCGCGTGCCTGTCCGCGGACATCACCGAGCCGGGCGACCTGGCGGCCCTGGCCGAGGAGATCGCCGGCCGCTGGGACGCCCTGGACGGTGTGGTGCACGCCGTCGCGTTCGCGCCCCAGGACGCGCTCGGCGGTAACTTCCTCAACACCCCGTTCGAGTCGGTGGCCACCGCCATGAACGTGTCGGCGTTCTCCCTCAAGGCTCTGACGACGAGCATGCTGCCGCTACTGGAGAAGTCCGACGGGGCCTCGGTGGTCAGCCTCACGTTCAACGCCACCGTGGCGTGGCCGGTCTACGACTGGATGGGCCCCACCAAGGCCGCACTGGAGTCGGTCAACCGCTACCTTGCCCGGGACCTGGGACCTAAGGGCATCCGCGTGAACGCAGTCGACAGCGGGCCGATCACGACCATGGCCGGCAAGAGCATCCCTGGCTTCGACGAGCTGGCAAAGCTGTGGCCAGAGCGGGCCCCGCTGGGCTGGGACACCTCGGATGCCACTCCGGTGGCCGACACCGTCGCCTTCCTGCTGAGCAACGCGGCTCGCGCCATCACGGGTCAGGTCCTGCACGTGGACGGCGGTTTCTCTGCCGTGGGCGCCTGA
- a CDS encoding ATP-binding protein: MASTTHQTTSTERLRPFWRPVDSTTGDPAYSGVLQRDEQAAEDARKMVDTVLAVWHLEQLADDAKLVATELVANASRHARGTVVRMVVTRTARYRVRVAITDKSRALPALQLGDPLAETGRGLRLVDGVSSKWGVIPYNWGKSLWAEVGTA, translated from the coding sequence ATGGCGAGCACCACACACCAGACGACGAGCACGGAACGGCTACGGCCGTTCTGGCGTCCGGTCGACTCGACCACCGGAGACCCCGCTTACAGCGGGGTGCTACAGCGGGACGAGCAGGCTGCCGAGGACGCCCGGAAGATGGTGGACACGGTGCTGGCCGTCTGGCACCTGGAGCAGCTCGCGGATGACGCCAAGCTGGTAGCCACGGAGCTGGTGGCCAATGCCTCCCGGCACGCCCGCGGCACGGTCGTGCGGATGGTGGTGACTCGTACGGCCCGCTACCGGGTACGCGTGGCGATCACAGACAAGAGCCGGGCACTGCCGGCGCTCCAGCTCGGGGATCCACTGGCCGAGACCGGCCGCGGCCTGCGCCTGGTCGACGGCGTGTCCTCGAAGTGGGGGGTCATTCCTTACAACTGGGGCAAGAGCCTGTGGGCTGAGGTGGGCACCGCGTGA
- a CDS encoding aminoglycoside phosphotransferase, protein MPRVDFTELPAAALQAVTLHTGPVRSVRTVQAGHNSAVAAVLATASGPVFVKGIPADHPQAASQHREMAIAPHVPANSPRLLWHTETGGWLLLGYEAVQGRHADYQAPADLHLVLTALEDAQRLQAPAEVELRTAVDRWGPYADEGAAELFAGDVVLHTQWAADDVLIDGRHVRLVDWAWPTRGAGWIDAYMWALRLMEAGHSAVSAVDWACEVTSWRDGDPAAIRAFGAAVARVWHEIAIEEPAAWKVHMAVQAAKLRAYLALEPGKAER, encoded by the coding sequence ATGCCTCGCGTCGACTTCACCGAACTGCCCGCCGCCGCTCTCCAGGCGGTCACTCTCCACACCGGGCCCGTCCGCTCCGTCCGCACCGTGCAAGCCGGCCACAACTCCGCCGTGGCCGCCGTCCTGGCCACCGCGTCCGGGCCGGTCTTCGTCAAGGGCATCCCCGCCGATCACCCGCAGGCCGCCTCCCAGCACCGTGAAATGGCCATCGCCCCGCACGTGCCTGCCAACTCCCCGCGGCTGCTGTGGCACACGGAGACTGGCGGCTGGCTGCTGCTCGGCTACGAGGCTGTGCAGGGCCGCCACGCGGACTACCAGGCGCCGGCGGACCTGCACCTGGTCCTGACCGCACTGGAGGACGCGCAGCGCCTCCAGGCGCCCGCCGAGGTGGAGCTACGCACCGCCGTGGACCGGTGGGGGCCGTACGCCGACGAGGGCGCCGCGGAGCTGTTCGCCGGGGACGTCGTGCTCCACACCCAGTGGGCAGCGGACGACGTGCTCATCGACGGCCGCCATGTGCGCCTGGTGGACTGGGCCTGGCCCACCCGGGGCGCGGGGTGGATCGACGCGTACATGTGGGCGCTGCGGCTGATGGAGGCCGGCCACTCGGCGGTCTCGGCGGTGGACTGGGCGTGTGAGGTCACCTCGTGGCGAGATGGCGACCCTGCGGCGATCCGGGCGTTTGGCGCGGCGGTCGCCCGGGTGTGGCACGAGATCGCCATCGAGGAGCCCGCCGCCTGGAAGGTGCACATGGCGGTCCAGGCCGCGAAGCTGCGCGCCTACCTCGCGTTGGAGCCCGGCAAGGCGGAGCGCTGA
- a CDS encoding acyl carrier protein: MITNLVTGALVAVSGRPPVECAEPGRHLFHDLGLDSLGLMETVTALEKLVRCTIPDEITGQLATVGDLRDAVYRCASGAPRRIAQAEEYLGGHTSLHFERAARFRAASERLRASALDDSDILVDLGAGLTELDYVLRAEYGWRGRYVAMDVWVDGTFDLDTWRPARPVGWYAALEVLEHLADPEDLVRRMKESAAKGFVVTTPNSGVMDVLAQDPTHVTPLDEETLQSWGLTTSLHNFYGQYQDGICGLWRKD; the protein is encoded by the coding sequence GTGATCACGAACCTGGTGACGGGCGCGCTCGTGGCCGTCAGCGGCAGGCCGCCCGTGGAGTGTGCCGAGCCCGGTCGGCACCTGTTCCACGATCTCGGCTTGGACAGCCTGGGGCTTATGGAGACCGTGACGGCTCTGGAGAAGCTGGTCCGCTGCACCATCCCGGACGAGATCACCGGGCAACTGGCGACGGTGGGGGACCTGCGCGACGCGGTATACCGGTGTGCGAGCGGTGCTCCCCGCCGGATCGCGCAGGCGGAGGAGTACCTCGGCGGTCATACGAGCCTTCACTTCGAGCGCGCCGCCCGGTTCCGCGCGGCCAGCGAGCGCCTGCGGGCCAGCGCCCTGGACGACTCCGACATCCTCGTCGACCTCGGCGCCGGTCTCACCGAGCTGGACTACGTCCTGCGCGCTGAGTACGGATGGCGCGGCCGGTACGTGGCCATGGACGTCTGGGTCGACGGCACCTTCGACCTCGACACCTGGCGGCCCGCGCGGCCCGTCGGCTGGTACGCGGCCCTGGAGGTGCTGGAGCACCTGGCGGACCCGGAGGACCTGGTCCGCCGAATGAAGGAAAGCGCTGCGAAAGGCTTCGTCGTGACGACACCCAACAGCGGTGTAATGGATGTTTTGGCGCAGGACCCCACCCATGTCACACCCCTGGACGAGGAGACTCTCCAGTCGTGGGGCCTAACGACCAGCCTGCACAACTTCTACGGCCAGTACCAGGACGGTATCTGTGGCCTGTGGCGAAAGGACTGA
- a CDS encoding tetratricopeptide repeat protein: MRNEALEQALRDADLTYEQAAAAVRVVAAEAGELLRTNKAALGHWVQGLRPKPQTATYIAEALSRRLGRCLRPSDLGLCDPGQDPAHDRLGLILGADPVDTLKRIGEADIHRRRFLTGAAYSVAAAALPLGIDQAVEQHHRAEAGHQRAGHAEIAAVRDMVDMFTRIDERHGGQHGRSAVVQYLRSDVADLCRATFDTDDHRRDALGAAACVAYLCGWKAFDAGEHGLAQRYYLQSYSLTKEAGDDLHGAWILRILAHNGMDVRRPERTVDLAEAALARVHGQVDPSTEALFAVTRARALAHAGRRADAVAQLREAQDLVLRGDEQALPFWAALWGSPRATVASHTAKAFRELGDHSNAERHYGVSARSRPGSGHEHQRITALTLAAQGREQAAQGHLEQACSTWGESLHLFGGVRSARAVSEVRGIRRSLKVFERRGVQAAADLDERARSWQLAYA; encoded by the coding sequence GTGCGTAACGAAGCGCTCGAACAGGCCCTGAGAGACGCCGATCTCACGTACGAACAGGCCGCCGCCGCCGTCCGCGTGGTGGCCGCCGAGGCCGGCGAATTACTCCGCACCAACAAGGCCGCCCTGGGCCACTGGGTCCAAGGCCTCCGGCCGAAGCCACAGACCGCCACGTACATTGCCGAAGCGCTGTCGCGCAGGCTCGGCCGCTGTCTGCGACCGAGCGATCTCGGATTGTGCGACCCCGGCCAGGACCCCGCCCACGACCGGCTGGGCCTGATCCTGGGCGCGGATCCGGTGGACACACTCAAGCGGATCGGGGAGGCGGACATTCACCGGCGGAGATTTCTCACGGGAGCGGCCTACAGCGTCGCAGCGGCTGCTCTGCCGCTGGGCATAGACCAGGCCGTCGAGCAGCACCACCGGGCCGAAGCAGGCCACCAACGGGCCGGACACGCGGAGATCGCAGCCGTCCGGGACATGGTCGACATGTTCACCCGCATCGACGAGCGCCACGGCGGCCAGCACGGCCGCAGCGCCGTCGTCCAGTACCTGCGATCCGACGTCGCCGACCTGTGCCGGGCCACGTTCGACACCGACGACCACCGTCGCGACGCCCTGGGCGCCGCCGCCTGCGTCGCCTACCTATGCGGCTGGAAAGCATTCGACGCCGGCGAGCACGGCCTGGCCCAGCGCTACTACCTCCAGAGCTACTCCCTGACGAAGGAGGCCGGGGACGACCTCCACGGGGCGTGGATACTGCGCATCCTGGCGCACAACGGCATGGACGTCCGCCGACCGGAGCGCACCGTGGACCTGGCAGAGGCCGCCCTAGCCCGCGTCCACGGCCAGGTGGACCCGTCCACGGAAGCGCTGTTCGCCGTCACCCGCGCCCGAGCCCTGGCCCACGCCGGCCGCCGCGCCGATGCAGTCGCCCAGCTCCGCGAGGCGCAGGACCTGGTGCTGCGCGGCGACGAGCAGGCCCTCCCGTTCTGGGCCGCTCTGTGGGGCTCCCCCCGGGCCACCGTCGCCTCCCACACCGCCAAGGCCTTCCGGGAACTCGGCGACCACTCCAACGCCGAGCGACACTATGGCGTATCAGCCCGCAGCCGCCCCGGCAGCGGCCACGAGCACCAGCGGATCACCGCACTCACCCTCGCCGCGCAGGGCCGCGAGCAGGCTGCCCAGGGCCACCTGGAACAGGCATGCTCCACCTGGGGTGAGAGCCTGCACCTGTTCGGCGGGGTCCGCTCCGCCCGCGCCGTCAGCGAGGTCCGCGGCATCCGACGCTCGCTGAAGGTGTTCGAGCGGCGCGGCGTCCAGGCCGCCGCCGACCTGGACGAGCGCGCCCGCTCCTGGCAGCTCGCCTACGCCTGA